One genomic window of Branchiostoma floridae strain S238N-H82 chromosome 4, Bfl_VNyyK, whole genome shotgun sequence includes the following:
- the LOC118414432 gene encoding alcohol dehydrogenase-like, protein MARRSMRLVEYGKPFQLMQEEVPSAPKGGAVVKNEYAGVCHTDAHSADDEFSGLAPLKCVLGHEMAGTIVDIDPSAELKVGDKVIVYWHGGCGECSRCEVGETTACLKDIKHWAGITEDGGFSDYVVIPDAKLLVKVPDTVAMDAACLLPCSGITAYNAVCNMVPTVQDFAKHSADCAVLLVGAGGLGLWGVQFAKQLLPAGVRVLSADVDEEKLATAKAAGCDEALLWGKDVDDDTAVAAAKKACGSLGAAVAAIDFVNVPATFGRIEKILVQGGMHVVVGLLGGDAPAAVPLMPYVLSRHHMAGVLMGSLPQLKDLVALMAKGNVKPPPISHHPLENVYDVLQDLKAGKVKGRAVVKL, encoded by the exons ATGGCGCGGCGCAGCATGAGGTTGGTGGAGTACGGGAAGCCCTTCCAGCTGATGCAGGAGGAGGTACCCTCTGCACCAAAGGGCGGGGCTGTCGTCAAG AATGAGTACGCAGGAGTGTGCCATACTGATGCCCACAGCGCAGATGATGAGTTTAGcggactcgcccctctgaagtGCGTCCTCG GGCATGAGATGGCAGGCACCATCGTCGATATCGACCCTAGTGCCGAACTCAAG GTCGGAGACAAGGTGATCGTGTACTGGCACGGCGGGTGTGGGGAGTGCAGCAGGTGTGAGGTGGGGGAGACGACTGCCTGCCTCAAGGACATCAAACACTGGGCCGGGATCACTGAGGATGGCGG TTTCTCGGATTACGTCGTCATTCCCGACGCGAAGTTGCTGGTGAAGGTGCCTGACACGGTTGCCATGGACGCGGCGTGCCTCCTGCCCTGCTCGGGGATAACCGCCTACAACGCCGTCTGCAACATGGTGCCGACAGTACAGGACTTCGCTAAACACTCTG CGGACTGTGCAGTACTGCTGGTGGGCGCTGGGGGGCTCGGGCTGTGGGGTGTCCAGTTTGCCAAGCAGCTTCTTCCTGCCGGAGTTCGCGTTCTCAGCGCCGATGTGGAC GAGGAGAAACTGGCTACTGCGAAAGCGGCCGGGTGTGATGAAGCTCTTCTGTGGGGCAAGGATG TTGATGACGACACCGCTGTGGCTGCAGCAAAGAAAGCCTGTGGCAGCCTCGGCGCCGCTGTGGCAGCTATTGACTTCGTCAACGTGCCCGCTACCTTTGGGCGTATTGAGAAGATACTTGTCCAG GGAGGCATGCACGTAGTGGTGGGACTGCTGGGCGGAGACGCCCCCGCTGCCGTGCCGCTGATGCCGTACGTGCTGAGTCGCCATCACATGGCCGGGGTGCTCATGGGATCGCTGCCGCAGCTCAAGGATCTGGTGGCGCTTATGGCCAAGGGGAAC GTGAAGCCGCCGCCCATTTCCCATCATCCCCTGGAAAACGTCTATGACGTTCTGCAGGATCTGAAGGCTggaaaggtcaaaggtcgcgcTGTTGTTAAGCTTTGA